The proteins below are encoded in one region of bacterium:
- the smpB gene encoding SsrA-binding protein SmpB, whose product MSKPLAENRKARFNYEILEKLEAGIALVGSEVKSLREGGGNLADAYAHFQRNELWLANLHIAHYKAANQFNHEPTRLRKLLLHRQELDRLLGKIQEKGLTLLPLTLYLKGGKVKVELGLGKGKKAHDKRDTIKQRESDRELKRVKKSLSKM is encoded by the coding sequence ATGAGCAAGCCCCTGGCCGAAAACCGCAAAGCCCGTTTCAACTACGAGATTTTGGAGAAGCTCGAGGCCGGCATCGCCTTGGTCGGCAGCGAGGTGAAATCGCTGCGCGAGGGCGGGGGCAATTTGGCCGACGCCTACGCCCATTTCCAGCGCAACGAGCTGTGGCTGGCCAACCTGCATATTGCCCATTACAAGGCGGCCAACCAGTTCAACCACGAGCCGACCCGCCTGCGGAAGCTGCTGCTGCACCGGCAGGAGCTGGACCGGCTGCTGGGGAAAATCCAGGAGAAGGGCTTGACCCTGCTTCCGCTGACCTTATATTTAAAAGGTGGTAAGGTGAAGGTCGAGCTGGGCTTGGGCAAAGGCAAGAAGGCCCATGACAAGCGCGACACGATCAAGCAGCGCGAGAGCGACCGCGAATTGAAGCGGGTGAAGAAGAGCTTGAGCAAGATGTAG